A single window of Drosophila suzukii chromosome 3, CBGP_Dsuzu_IsoJpt1.0, whole genome shotgun sequence DNA harbors:
- the LOC108011998 gene encoding uncharacterized protein, producing the protein MEMSNNQPSKRRAKAEPENAQLDQSAEDRIISAIREENQELRESIETLKKNVALLSETVSSQTQLIKLLFNQPQETGTPQNGAPTDFPIKTEDDLFLVDKNMNPPTQVLYVKEMVNIFRHAPLSKSLKKVLAVDLVVDFNVDGTQNKKSLRRYENFFSALLEAVQLTDSTQPPEKALRKAMQCVKNSACKRRTRFLKELS; encoded by the exons ATGGAAATGTCAAATAATCAGCCATCTAAAAGGCGAGCAAAGGCCGAACCAG AAAATGCTCAGCTGGATCAATCAGCAGAAGACCGCATAATATCAGCAATTCGAG AAGAAAACCAGGAACTACGGGAATCTATTGAGAcgctaaaaaaaaatgtcgccTTGCTCTCTGAAACAGTATCCTCTCAAACGCAATTGATCAAGTTATTGTTCAACCAACCCCAGGAGACCGGGACGCCACAAAATGGCGCTCCTACCGATTTTCCCATAAAAACAGAAGACGATCTGTTTTTAGTAGACAAAAATATGAATCCACCCACTCAAGTATTATAT GTTAAAGAGATGGTGAACATCTTTCGTCACGCGCCTCTATCGAAATCGTTGAAAAAGGTTCTGGCCGTGGACTTAGTTGTAGACTTTAACGTCGACGGAacgcaaaacaaaaaaagccTGCGCAGATACGAAAACTTCTTTTCAGCCCTACTGG AGGCTGTTCAATTAACCGATAGTACTCAGCCACCTGAGAAGGCACTCAGAAAAGCCATGCAATGTGTTAAAAACAGTGCATGCAAAAGAAGAACAAGGTTTTTAAAAGAGTTATCTTAG
- the Pi3K92E gene encoding phosphatidylinositol 4,5-bisphosphate 3-kinase catalytic subunit delta isoform has translation MKLAGGSIAMMDNRSMAYVAHQPKYELPLEEIEPPCMRFSVNLWKNDPLDWVELICLLPNGFLLGLRVNPATTIQMVKAEMVNQAKQMPLSYMIKEACEYQVYGISTFNIEPYTDETKRLSELQPYFGLLSLGDRTDTTSFSSDYELTKMVSVMIGKSFDHHRTQGTPEIDDFRQYMTQVCDNIEVERSIYTWQQRLLYEHPLRLANSTKMPELIRERHPTRTFLIVVKNENDQSTFTLSVNEQDTPFTLTESTLQKMNRSQMKMNDRTGDYILKVSGRDEYLLGDYPLIQFLYIQETLSDSAVPNVVLQSVYRLESYINHYNEAMVPKRLPPKKQPALMSKAPSSLWDMGNFFQLTLHSISNVNYDKARAFKVGVHVGLFHGDQKLCAQRSIDSPNGSVDTFLFNDQVMGFDIQMRNLPRMTRLCIVIFEVTKMSRSKKSSNNKDSALKDVSYNKNPLAWVNTTLFDHKDILRTGRQTLYTWTYADDIQSDEVFHPLGTVEPNPRKEECALVEITFHGSGTGNVRYPSEEVVLQYAADRAQATRLQQQQMSEPEKPIKELKDLVANYTGLDKIYEMVDQDRNAIWERRNDIMRELPEELSILLHCVYWKERDDVADIWYLLKHWPLISIERSLELLDYAYPDPAVRRFAIRCLHFLKDEDLLLYLLQLVQAIKHESYLESDLVVFLLERALRNQRIGHYFFWHLRSEMQTPSMQTRFGLLLEVYLKGCKHHVAPLRKQLNVLEKLKQGSLIAKKGSKEKVKTMLQDFLRDQRNSGVFQNIQNPLNPSYRCSGVTPDRCKVMDSKMRPLWVVFENADMNANDVHIIFKNGDDLRQDMLTLQMLRVMDQLWKRDGMDFRMNIYNCISMEQRLGMIEVVRHAETIANIQKEKGMFSATSPFKKGSLLSWLKEHNKPADKLNKAINEFTLSCAGYCVATYVLGVADRHSDNIMVKRNGQLFHIDFGHILGHFKEKFGVRRERVPFVLTHDFVYVINKGFNDRESKEFCHFQELCERAFLVLRKHGCLILSLFSMMISTGLPELSSEKDLNYLRETLVLDYTEEKAREHFRAKFSEALANSWKTSLNWASHNFSKNNKQ, from the exons ATGAAACTCGCTGGCGGGTCCATCGCCATGATGGACAACCGGTCGATGGCCTACGTTGCCCACCAGCCCAAGTATGAGCTACCGCTGGAGGAGATTGAGCCGCCCTGCATGCGGTTCTCAGTCAACCTATGGAAGAACGATCCACTGGACTGGGTGGAGCTAATCTGCCTGCTGCCCAATGGATTCCTGCTAGGTCTGAGGGTCAATCCAGCCACCACCATCCAGATGGTCAAGGCGGAGATGGTCAACCAGGCCAAGCAGATGCCGCTGAGCTATATGATCAAGGAGGCCTGCGAGTACCAGGTGTACGGCATCTCGACTTTCAACATCGAACCGTACACGGACGAGACGAAGCGCCTGAGCGAACTGCAGCCCTACTTTGGACTGCTCAGCCTGGGCGATCGCACCGACACCACCAGCTTTAGCAGCGACTACGAGCTGACCAAGATGGTCAGCGTGATGATCGGCAAGTCCTTCGACCACCACCGGACGCAGGGCACGCCCGAGATTGACGACTTCCGGCAGTACATGACGCAGGTCTGCGACAACATCGAGGTGGAACGCTCCATCTACACTTGGCAGCAGCGCCTGCTGTACGAGCACCCCCTGCGACTGGCCAACTCGACGAAGATGCCCGAGCTGATACGGGAGCGCCATCCGACCAGGACCTTCCTCATTGTGGTCAAGAACGAGAATGACCAGAGCACGTTCACGCTGTCGGTGAACGAGCAGGACACACCCTTCACGCTCACGGAGAGCACGCTGCAGAAGATGAACCGGTCGCAGATGAAGATGAACGACCGGACCGGCGACTACATACTCAAGGTGAGCGGACGCGACGAGTACCTGCTCGGCGACTATCCGCTGATCCAGTTCCTGTACATCCAAGAGACGCTCTCGGACTCAGCGGTGCCGAATGTGGTGCTGCAGTCGGTGTACCGCCTGGAGTCGTACATCAACCACTACAACGAGGCCATGGTCCCAAAGCGATTGCCGCCGAAGAAGCAACCAGCCCTGATGTCCAAGGCGCCCTCCTCGTTGTGGGACATGGGCAATTTCTTCCAGCTGACGCTGCACAGCATCTCCAATGTGAACTATGACAAGGCGCGCGCCTTCAAGGTGGGCGTCCATGTGGGCCTTTTCCACGGCGACCAAAAGCTGTGCGCACAGAGATCAATAGACTCTCCCAACGGCAGCGTTGACACGTTCCTGTTTAacgaccaagttatgggctttgaCATACAAATGCGTAATCTGCCTCGGATGACACGCCTCTGCATTGTGATCTTCGAGGTGACCAAGATGTCGCGCTCCAAGAAGTCGTCCAACAACAAGGACAGCGCTCTCAAGGACGTCTCCTACAACAAGAACCCCCTGGCCTGGGTCAACACAACGCTTTTCGACCACAAGGACATCCTACGCACCGGTCGCCAAACGTTGTACACGTGGACGTACGCCGACGACATCCAGTCGGACGAGGTTTTCCATCCGCTGGGCACCGTTGAACCCAATCCGCGCAAGGAGGAGTGTGCCCTGGTGGAAATCACATTCCACGGCAGCGGAACCGGAAACGTGCGCTACCCCAGCGAGGAGGTCGTGCTGCAGTACGCCGCGGATCGGGCGCAGGCTACTCGactacagcagcagcagatgtcAGAGCCTGAGAAACCGATCAAAGAACTGAAAGACCTGGTTGCGAACTACACGGGACTAGACAAGATATACGAGATGGTCGATCAGGACCGCAATGCTATTTGGGAGCGCAG AAACGACATCATGCGTGAGCTTCCCGAGGAGCTATCCATCCTGCTTCACTGCGTCTACTGGAAGGAGCGGGACGATGTAGCGGACATATGGTACCTGCTCAAGCATTGGCCGCTAATCTCGATAGAACGCTCTTTGGAGCTGCTGGACTACGCGTATCCAGATCCGGCCGTAAGGCGTTTTGCCATCCGATGTTTGCACTTTCTCAA GGACGAAGACCTGTTGCTATATCTGCTCCAATTGGTTCAAGCCATAAAGCACGAATCGTATCTGGAAAGCGATTTGGTGGTGTTTCTGCTAGAGCGAGCTCTGCGCAACCAGCGCATCGGACACTACTTCTTCTGGCACCTGCGCTCCGAAATGCAGACACCGTCTATGCAAACGCGGTTTGGCCTCCTGCTGGAGGTCTACCTCAAGGGCTGCAAGCATCACGTGGCGCCACTCCGCAAACAGCTGAATGTTCTGGAAAAGCTGAAACAGGGATCTCTGATAGCCAAGAAGGGCAGCAAGGAGAAGGTTAAGACCATGCTGCAGGACTTTCTGCGGGACCAGCGCAATTCTGGGGTCTTTCAGAACATCCAGAATCCACTGAATCCCAGCTACCGGTGCAGCGGCGTAACACCAGACAGGTGCAAGGTAATGGACAGCAAGATGCGTCCGCTGTGGGTGGTGTTTGAGAACGCCGACATGAACGCCAACGATGTGCACATCATTTTCAAGAATGGTGACGATCTCCGCCAAGACATGCTCACGCTGCAGATGTTGCGGGTGATGGACCAGCTGTGGAAACGAGATGG CATGGACTTCCGCATGAACATCTACAACTGCATCAGCATGGAGCAGCGCCTTGGCATGATAGAGGTGGTGCGGCACGCAGAGACCATTGCCAACATACAGAAGGAGAAAGGCATGTTCTCGGCCACGTCGCCGTTCAAGAAGGGCTCGCTCCTCAGTTGGCTCAAGGAGCACAACAAGCCCGCCGACAAGCTAAACAAGGCCATCAACGAGTTCACGCTCAGCTGTGCTGGCTACTGCGTGGCCACCTATGTGCTTGGTGTGGCCGATCGGCACTCGGACAACATAATGGTCAAACGAAATGGACAG CTTTTCCACATTGATTTTGGCCACATCCTTGGTCATTTCAAGGAAAAGTTTGGAGTGCGTCGGGAACGAGTGCCCTTCGTATTAACCCATGATTTCGTTTACGTGATCAACAAGGGTTTCAACGACCGCGAGTCAAAAGAGTTCTGTCACTTTCAGGAATTGTGCGAGCGC GCCTTTTTAGTTCTACGCAAACACGGCTGCCTTATTTTATCGCTGTTCTCAATGATGATTTCAACGGGACTGCCAGAACTTTCCTCCGAAAAGGATTTAAACTACCTACGTGAAACTTTA GTGCTGGACTACACGGAGGAGAAAGCTCGCGAACATTTCCGAGCGAAATTCAGCGAAGCTTTGGCTAACTCCTGGAAGACTTCCCTTAATTGGGCCTCGCACAATTTCTCCAAGAACAACAAACAGTAA
- the H gene encoding protein hairless, which produces MTDEHKSNINSNSSNSSNNNNNSNNNSSSSSNNNAASSSSSNNNNGNESSSSNNNCSSIIAEAAAKFLLKNGLNGNSNNNSSSSSFPPLPPPLPANLSRTTTPTSTTTPTPSSCSSTPSNGFLPHAKTPKSSSIMAASAAVAASIVGATASKPTIDVLGGVLDYSSLGGAATGPLPTTAAVAAAAAAAGTVKIGKGSNSGGSFDMGRTPISTHGNSNNSWGGYGGRLQFFKDGKFILELARSKDGDKSGWVSVTRKTFRPPSAATSATVTPTSAVTTAYPKNENSTSLSFSDDNSSIQSSPWQRDQPWKQSRPRRGISKELSLFYHRPRNSALRRAALQTAARRRRRPHEPLTTSEEQQSIFETAVKAENGDDTLKAEAAETVEGGAEADTPTDEIKTEKPETIKGEEDAERPEKEPKKEVDDDSESKVASPALQVDAQPKEETVEKMNTSEDEEAMTAPPRSANPVNGDLNGDLKTRIGKPKPKPRAKLSSIIQKLIDGVPARLEQLSKAPAVSATSTASAERGGAIGSLGHSLTHKASPPSSATAASRLVEYHHQHVSPRKRILREFEKVSLEDNGCVNNGSAGGNSGGAGGKRSRAKASSTSSPAGKASPMNLAPPQGKPSASSASSSTSTSPAAVSTQPTRLNSSYSIHSLLGGSSGSGSTSSSSSKKGGDHPAAIISNVHHPHHSLYQPSSSSYPRALLTSPKSPDVSGSNGGGKSPSHSGTKKRSPPYTAGSPVDYGHTFYRDPYAGAGRPPTTSSASQDLSPPRSSPASPATTPRTVPKKTASIRREFASPSASSSSCPSPGDRSASPPDRRHMQQQPHLQRSSPLHYYMYPPAPQVNGNGSGGSPTSAPVTSSSSAAAAAAAAAAAAAYIPSVVSPSLYHPYISTLAALRHSPLWMHHYQAGASPLLPTHPQAASSAAAAAAAAAAARLSPQSAYHAFAYNGVVAAAAAAGAFGQPAPSPHTHPHLAHPHQHPHPAALTTHHSPAHLATPKLTDSSTDQMSAASSHRTASTSPSSSSASASSSAAPSGASSSAMFHTSSLRNEQSSDLPLNLSKH; this is translated from the exons ATGACCGATGAGCATAAAAGTAACATTAACAGTAACAGCAGTAActccagcaacaacaacaataacagcaataacaacagcagcagcagtagcaacaacaacgcagcaagtagcagcagcagcaacaacaacaacggcaacGAGAGCAGCAGTAGCAACAACAACTGTAGTAGCATAATTGCAGAGGCGGCCGCCAAGTTTCTACTGAAAAATGGCCTGAACGGcaatagcaacaacaacagcagcagtaGCAGCTTTCCCCCACTGCCACCGCCCCTGCCCGCCAACTTAAGCAGGACGACCACGCCCACGTCCACGACAACGCCAACGCCCTCATCCTGCAGCTCCACCCCCTCAAATGGCTTTTTGCCGCATGCCAAGACGCCAAAAAGTAGTAGCATCATGGCTGCATCCGCCGCAGTGGCAGCCAGCATCGTTGGAGCTACTGCGTCCAAGCCCACCATCGATGTCCTGGGCGGCGTCCTGGACTACAGTTCCTTGGGCGGAGCAGCCACTGGCCCACTGCCCACCACTgcagcagtagcagcagcagcagcggcagcgggAACAGTGAAGATCGGCAAGGGCAGCAACTCCGGCGGCAGCTTTGATATGGGCAGGACTCCAATATCGACGcacggcaacagcaacaacagctgGGGCGGCTACGGCGGCCGTTTGCAGTTCTTCAAAG ATGGCAAATTCATATTGGAACTGGCACGATCCAAGGATGGCGATAAAAGCGGTTGGGTCTCGGTAACGCGCAAGACCTTCCGGCCTCCATCGGCGGCCACCTCGGCCACTGTGACCCCCACGTCGGCGGTGACCACAGCGTATCCAAAGAACGAGAATTCCACATCGCTGAGCT TTTCGGACGACAACAGCTCAATACAGTCTTCGCCCTGGCAGCGAGATCAGCCCTGGAAACAGTCCCGTCCCAGGCGCGGTATATCCAAGGAGCTGTCGCTTTTTTATCACCGCCCCAGGAACAGTGCACTTCGCCGGGCTGCGCTCCAAACAGCCGCTCGCAGACGTCGGCGGCCTCATGAGCCGCTGACAACCAGCGAGGAGCAGCAGTCCATATTTGAGACGGCAGTCAAGGCTGAAAACGGCGACGACACTCTTAAAGCGGAAGCTGCAGAGACCGTTGAAGGTGGCGCTGAGGCGGACACACCCACAGATGAGATTAAAACTGAAAAACCGGAAACGATCAAAGGCGAGGAAGATGCTGAAAGGCCTGAGAAGGAACCCAAGAAAGAGGTTGACGATGACAGTGAGTCGAAAGTAGCATCGCCCGCTCTGCAGGTGGATGCACAACCAAAAGAGGAGACTGTGGAGAAGATGAATACGAGCGAGGACGAGGAAGCCATGACAGCGCCGCCCAGGAGCGCGAATCCCGTGAACGGTGACCTAAACGGCGACCTCAAGACGAGAATTGGGAAACCAAAGCCAAAACCTCGGGCCAAGCTCAGCAGCATCATCCAGAAACTAATCGATGGCGTACCAGCACGCTTAGAGCAACTGTCGAAAGCTCCAGCGGTATCCGCAACGAGTACGGCGTCAGCAGAGCGTGGTGGAGCCATCGGCAGTCTAGGCCACTCCTTGACGCACAAG GCTTCTCCGCCCTCGTCGGCAACAGCAGCCAGCCGTCTAGTCGAGTACCACCACCAGCACGTGTCGCCCAGGAAGAGAATCCTGCGCGAGTTCGAGAAGGTGTCGCTGGAGGACAACGGATGCGTAAATAACGGCAGCGCTGGAGGTAACAGCGGGGGAGCGGGTGGAAAACGGAGCCGGGCAAAGGCCTCTTCGACATCATCACCGGCTGGCAAGGCGTCGCCGATGAATCTGGCCCCACCCCAAGGAAAGCCGAGTGCCAGTTCCGCATCCAGCTCAACCAGCACTTCGCCAGCGGCAGTATCAACGCAGCCCACGAGACTCAACAGCTCCTACAGCATCCACTCGCTGCTGGGTGGAAGTAGTGGCAGCGGCAGCacatcctcctcctccagcaAGAAGGGCGGCGATCATCCGGCGGCTATTATCAGCAATGTGCACCACCCGCACCACTCCCTGTACCAGCCAAGCTCCTCGAGCTATCCACGCGCGTTGCTCACCTCGCCCAAGTCTCCGGATGTGAGCGGCAGCAATGGAGGCGGGAAGTCACCCTCGCACTCTGGAACCAAGAAGCGGTCGCCACCGTACACGGCGGGCTCTCCCGTGGACTATGGTCACACATTCTACAGGGATCCCTATGCTGGTGCAGGTCGTCCACCGACAACGAGCTCAGCATCGCAGGACCTGTCGCCTCCGCGTTCCTCGCCAGCATCGCCCGCTACGACGCCGCGCACTGTGCCCAAAAAGACTGCATCGATCCGACGCGAGTTCGCCTCGCCGTcggccagcagcagcagctgtcCCTCGCCCGGCGATCGGAGTGCCTCGCCTCCGGACCGGCGGCAcatgcagcagcagccgcatcTGCAGCGCAGCTCGCCGCTGCACTACTATATGTATCCGCCAGCGCCTCAGGTGAACGGCAATGGTTCGGGCGGGAGTCCGACATCGGCGCCGGTCACGTCAAGCAGCAgtgcagctgcagcagcggcggcagcTGCGGCCGCAGCAGCCTACATTCCCTCGGTGGTGTCGCCGTCGCTATACCATCCGTACATATCCACACTGGCGGCCTTGAGGCACAGTCCGCTGTGGATGCACCACTATCAGGCCGGAGCATCGCCCCTGCTGCCGACACATCCACAAGCCGCCAGCTCTGCGGCCGCCGCggctgcagctgctgctgctgcgagACTGTCGCCACAATCGGCCTATCACGCGTTCGCCTATAACGGAGTGGTGGCGGCTGCTGCAGCTGCCGGAGCCTTCGGACAACCCGCCCCCAGTCCCCACACGCATCCGCACTTGGCCCATCCGCACCAGCATCCTCATCCGGCTGCACTGACCACCCACCACTCGCCCGCTCACCTGGCCACGCCAAAACTGACTGATAGTAGTACCGACCAAATGTCTGCAGCGTCCAGTCATCGCACCGCCTCCACTTCGCCGAGCAGCTCGAGCGCATCCGCCTCCTCCTCGGCGGCCCCTTCCGGCGCCAGCTCCTCCGCAATGTTTCATACTAGTAGCCTAAGGAATGAACAAAGTTCAG ACTTACCACTGAATCTGTCAAAGCACTGA
- the LOC108011991 gene encoding uncharacterized protein, with translation MNNLDHAKHFYPDNYKLDLSETMKAALSKGPGGGGGGGGVAGGDMLPQPNAGMPGVGYVTEKLYMLLQLYLQNKGWNPSAELLQCFSDLKDNAMLPSAAYLQVLANRLTLDSQGRLILRDNGKIVLPFEHFANAVMLKHMSGPHGLHLSVDATVRAVIESYTIGRDQFGMEKEFIIEVVQSCPSPACRYYKNHMGISPMPFMEQQYPGVNTPEFLQRLSHLPPGGAAGSGPGGSATGSTSSAASSSSSANVEIDLSKSTGTKVPQVPVPPQLQHLTKQQQSSIQTQLSQISAAAAHHQQQQQQQQQQQQQQQQQQQQAAAKHQQQLTAALIQQQNRVLAQQSLEKLSNHLSPLEKQRVFAQLDPKHFDPMAVAAAAANLQIQGLMQSQAVAAAVAANQPPTATATSAAGGSAAGPQAHHGHHPLPPPSQSPHSSSSSSSHSSLDQITHKNVADSLRSNLDSIESNKDLLALHNGAWATGDANRMDHLAVGQDKIVRIFAELMRNMSRMKTYIRPSMCKPYGKQSESLQKTLMDTIQIVQTLRNCLPAPHIPVSSWKSESEGNVGSGVGVSVGVGVGVPPGLNLSAALGLPSGRVDNMH, from the exons ATGAACAATTTG GACCACGCCAAGCACTTCTATCCCGACAACTACAAATTGGATCTGTCCGAGACCATGAAGGCGGCTCTCTCCAAAGGACCCGGAGGCGGTGGCGgcggagggggcgtggcaggcgGGGATATGCTGCCCCAGCCGAATGCCGGAATGCCAGGAGTGGGCTATGTAACGGAGAAGCTATACATGCTGCTGCAGCTGTATTTGCAGAACAAGGGCTGGAATCCGAGTGCCGAACTGCTGCAGTGCTTCAGCGATCTGAAGGACAACGCCATGCTCCCCAGCGCAGCCTATCTGCA GGTGCTGGCCAATCGGTTGACTCTGGACTCCCAGGGACGTCTGATCCTCCGGGACAATGGAAAGATTGTGCTGCCCTTCGAGCACTTTGCCAATGCAGTGATGCTGAAGCACATGTCCGGACCACATGGCCTGCACCTCAGTGTGGATGCCACGGTGCGGGCGGTCATCGAGTCCTACACCATCGGACGGGATCAGTTTGGGATGGAGAAGGAGTTCATCATCGAGGTGGTGCAGTCGTGCCCCAGTCCCGCTTGCCGTTACTACAAAAACCACATGGGCATCTCGCCCATGCCGTTTATGGAGCAGCAGTATCCGGGCGTAAATACGCCCGAGTTCCTGCAACGTCTTTCCCACCTGCCGCCTGGCGGAGCAGCTGGATCTGGACCAGGAGGCTCGGCCACCGGCTCGACGTCTAGTGCGGCAAGCAGCTCGAGTTCGGCAAACGTAGAGATCGATCTGTCCAAGTCGACGGGGACCAAGGTGCCGCAGGTTCCGGTGCCGCCGCAACTGCAGCACTTGACCAAGCAACAGCAGAGCAGCATCCAGACACAGCTATCACAGATCAGTGCAGCAGCAGCCCAtcaccaacagcagcagcagcaacaacagcagcagcagcaacagcagcagcagcagcaacaacaggcAGCAGCcaagcaccagcagcaactaACGGCGGCCCTAATTCAACAGCAGAACCGCGTCCTCGCCCAGCAAAGTCTCGAGAAGCTTAGCAACCATCTTAGCCCGCTGGAAAAGCAGCGTGTCTTCGCCCAGCTTGATCCCAAGCACTTTGATCCCATGGCCGTCGCGGCTGCAGCCGCCAATCTTCAGATCCAGGGACTGATGCAATCGCAGGCGGTGGCTGCCGCCGTGGCCGCCAACCAGCCACCGACGGCCACAGCCACATCCGCGGCAGGAGGATCTGCAGCAGGCCCTCAGGCCCATCACGGCCATCATCCTTTGCCGCCGCCATCGCAGTCGCCGCACTCGTCCTCTTCGTCTTCCTCACACTCCTCGCTGGACCAGATTACCCACAAGAACGTGGCCGACTCCTTGCG CTCCAATCTAGATTCAATAGAGTCGAACAAGGATTTGCTGGCGCTGCACAATGGGGCCTGGGCCACCGGCGACGCCAACCGCATGGATCACCTGGCCGTGGGACAGGACAAGATAGTGCGGATCTTTGCGGAGCTGATGCGGAACATGTCGCGGATGAAGACCTACATACGTCCCTCGATGTGCAAGCCCTACGGCAAGCAGAGCGAGAGTCTGCAGAAGA CCCTCATGGACACCATTCAGATCGTGCAGACGCTTCGCAACTGCCTCCCAGCTCCCCACATACCGGTGTCCTCCTGGAAGAGCGAGAGCGAGGGCAACGTGGGATCAGGAGTGGGTGTGAGCGTGGGCGTTGGTGTGGGGGTTCCCCCAGGACTCAACCTGAGCGCCGCCTTGGGCCTCCCTTCGGGCAGAGTGGATAACATGCACTAG